A region of Triplophysa dalaica isolate WHDGS20190420 chromosome 18, ASM1584641v1, whole genome shotgun sequence DNA encodes the following proteins:
- the fkbp15b gene encoding FK506-binding protein 15 isoform X2: MFAADDEEGDFTSPTGGAKLASLFGMDQAASKGNESFQYTAPKQPRKSSGNSGPPSRKPAPSSSSPAVIFATAVQAYRYVNGQYVKQGKVGAAVLGNHTTKEYKLLLYVSQQKQVTAARIHTGFILTVQPNNYCTFYDDQRQNWSLMFESEKAATDFCKEVCLAKVNCGGLLDSVLIQDLLLGEGKAVENGDSLEVAYTGWLLQNQTIGTMFDSNLNKDKLLRLKLGAGKVIKGWEEGMLNMCKGGRRLMVIPPSLAYGSEGVPNHVPPDSTLIFEAEIRRVKCAKDGSSRDSAAPSPAPSVDSLGPSELNQPLGTAPPTNKPNEPPLRAKSNSLNEHLSNPDASKAKLISRMAKMGQPMLPFFTGPASHPDSSDSELEDPSVSRHKEHSSAPSPQPVHISSSPISVHGSALLPVTMATVNPQPLMPGAVHAFQPVGQMYSSQTVPYQGSSDVTSFLMTEARQHNTEIRLAVGKVADKLDHLSSKMDDIQKQGGLSSGLSNVSMETAMIMHNIQRIIQENECLKKEVFEKSSRIEEQNRKIGELINQNQRYMEQSNMLMEQRNDSLKNSSEQCQARILQAEQDKVRLSEELASSTARVSELQLELTSQQQKAAVLQTKLNSALQDIQQQSTHITSLETQLLEFKETAERVHSQYKMEKQKRKETELKLNGLEEELQDVKTEKDSMERTFSERKRKWQAERQRSDEELEEVRRAAQQEMDNLRNQLRKARTSTDHAAAGQLTQMQAELEQEWQMKCDRTLAAAREQHRREMTELTEHRDTLQIKLTQLQEKFNALRQSRDSEELLVQDQDQKQELESLREKCSALGQRAEYLRHQGEARVSELERKLAERQPQADTTEEVKRVMNGVFQSLRGEFDLNETYTGSAVLRVLVNTIKNITLQHLTRNERSSSEPTEKDEDADKDEENEGDEQKVHINGSREEEETNRDSVGQDEEVEEDPAEEDPAEEEAEETKDLEREDHSEQEVVEDGTQEVVVEEKEVTVHVSPEENVPDQVVELDGETGTEGTHEEDTDNDDITPKQEVMTEKSDDATSTQEVMVINDPSVEAEVTMCGPPVNPPPPPPNASQDDSTAPSAQLSSTSERVPEENGEDPFFQSSASPQPTPAPAVDEEEEELSLKGCPPPAPLFGEDSEDEDLDWLG; encoded by the exons TACAAGCTCCTGCTGTATGTCAGTCAACAGAAGCAGGTGACGGCAGCCAGAATCCACACCGGCTTCATCCTCACT GTTCAGCCCAATAACTACTGCACATTTTATGATGACCAGAGACAGAACTGGTCACTGATGTTTGAATCGGAGAAAGCAGCTACAGACTTTTGCAAAGAG GTTTGTCTGGCGAAAGTGAACTGCGGTGGTCTGTTAGACTCTGTCCTGATCCAGGATCTTCTGCTCGGTGAGGGGAAAGCCGTGGAGAATGGAGATTCTTTAGAGGTTGCTTACACTGGCTGGTTATTACAAAACCAGACTATTGGAACG ATGTTTGATTCTAATCTGAATAAAGACAAACTGCTGAGACTGAAACTTGGGGCTGGAAAAGTCATCAAG GGCTGGGAGGAGGGAATGTTAAACATGTGCAAAGGCGGAAGAAGGCTAATGGTGATTCCACCTAGTCTTGCGTATGGGTCAGAAGGCGTTCCAAACCATGTCCCACCAGATAGCACGCTGATCTTTGAAGCAGAAATCCGCAGA GTAAAGTGTGCTAAAGATGGAAGTTCGAGAGATTCTGCGGCTCCCTCTCCAGCTCCCAGTGTGGACAGTTTGGGCCCTTCTGAGCTCAACCAGCCGCTCGGCACCGCTCCACCCACCAACAAACCAAA TGAACCGCCTCTTCGTGCAAAATCCAACTCTCTAAACGAACATCTGAGT AATCCTGATGCCAGTAAAGCTAAACTGATTTCTCGTATGGCCAAAATGGGCCAACCAATGCTGCCCTTCTTCACCGGTCCAGCCTCACATCCAGACTCCAGCGACTCAGAACTTGAG GATCCCAGTGTGTCCAGACATAAGGAACATAGCAGTGCACCATCACCTCAGCCTGTACACATCTCTTCCTCTCCGATTTCAGTGCATG GTTCCGCCCTTCTACCCGTTACTATGGCAACAGTCAATCCACAGCCCTTGATGCCAGGAGCAGTCCATGCCTTTCAG CCCGTCGGACAGATGTATTCCTCACAGACGGTTCCTTATCAAG GATCTAGTGATGTCACATCCTTCTTAATGACAGAGGCTCgacaacacaacactgaaatCCGATTGGCTGTCGGGAAAGTGGCTGACAAACTGGACCATTTGTCCTCTAAG aTGGATGACATACAAAAGCAAGGCGGCCTTTCATCGGGCTTATCTAACGTATCCATGGAGACAGCTATGATTATGCACAACATTCAGAGAATTATACAG GAGAACGAGTGTCTGAAGAAAGAGGTGTTTGAGAAAAGTTCACGCATCGAGGAGCAGAACCGTAAGATAGGCGAGCTCATCAATCAGAACCAGAG GTATATGGAGCAGAGTAACATGCTGATGGAGCAGAGAAATGACTCTCTGAAGAACAGCAGTGAACAATGTCAGGCCAGAATTCTGCAAGCAGAACAAGACAAG GTGCGGTTAAGCGAGGAGTTGGCCTCCTCCACAGCGCGGGTGTCAGAGCTGCAGCTGGAGTTGACGTCACAGCAGCAGAAGGCTGCGGTCCTGCAGACCAAACTGAATTCAGCCCTGCAAGACATCCAGCAACAGAGTACACACATCACAAGTCTAGAGACGCAGCTACTGG AGTTTAAAGAAACAGCAGAAAGAGTGCATAGCCAATACAAGATGGAGAAGCAGAAACGGAAGGAAACGGAGCTGAAACTCAATGGTTTGGAGGAAGAGCTACAGGACGTGAAGACAGAGAAGGACAGCATGGAGAGA aCTTTCTCTGAGAGGAAGAGGAAATGGCAGGCGGAGAGACAACGCTCTGATGAGGAACTGGAAGAGGTGAGGAGGGCGGCCCAGCAGGAGATGGACAACCTCAGGAACCAATTACGGAAAGCCAGAACCAGCACTGACCACGCTGCTGCTGGACAG tTGACTCAGATGCAGGCTGAGCTGGAGCAGGAGTGGCAGATGAAGTGTGATCGGACTCTTGCAGCAGCACGTGAACAGCATAGAAGAGAAATGACTGAACTCACagaacacagagacacactgcAGATCAAACTCACACAGCTACAGGAGAAG TTTAATGCGCTCAGACAGTCCCGTGATTCAGAGGAGCTTTTAGTGCAAGATCAGGACCAGAAACAAGAGTTAGAGTCCTTGAGAGAGAAG tgctCTGCGCTGGGTCAGAGAGCAGAGTATCTGAGGCATCAGGGAGAGGCGCGAGTGTCTGAGCTGGAGAGAAAACTGGCTGAGCGACAACCACAGGCTGACACAACAGAAGAG GTAAAGCGAGTGATGAACGGCGTGTTCCAGTCTCTGAGGGGGGAGTTTGATCTGAATGAAACCTACACAGGAAGTGCTGTACTGAGAGTGCTGGTCAACACCATAAAG AATATAACACTGCAGCACCTTACTAGGAACGAGAGATCTTCATCTGAACCCACCGAGAAAGATGAGGATGCAGATAAAGACGAAGAGAACGAGGGTGATGAGCAGAAGGTGCATATAAATGGCAGCAGAGAAGAAGAGGAGACGAACAGAGATTCTGTAGGACAGGATGAAGAAGTGGAGGAAGATCCAGCGGAGGAAGATCCAGCGGAGGAAGAGGCAGAAGAAACAAAGGACCTTGAAAGAGAAGATCATAGTGAACAGGAAGTCGTAGAGGATGGAACTCAAGAGGTAGTGGTTGAAGAGAAGGAAGTGACGGTTCATGTTAGCCCAGAGGAGAATGTGCCGGATCAGGTTGTGGAGTTGGACGGGGAAACTGGTACAGAGGGCACACATGAAGAAGACACTGATAATGATGACATCACCcccaaacaggaagtgatgacaGAAAAATCTGACGACGCCACTTCCACACAGGAAGTGATGGTAATTAATGATCCGTCAGTTGAAGCAGAAGTTACAATGTGTGGACCTCCTGTGAACCCACCACCTCCACCTCCTAACGCTTCACAAGATGACTCTACCGCCCCATCTGCACAGCTCTCCAG TACATCTGAGAGAGTACCAGAGGAAAATGGGGAGGATCCATTTTTCCAAAGCTCCGCCTCTCCCCAGCCCACACCTGCACCTGCTGTagatgaagaagaggaggagctg AGTTTAAAGGGATGCCCTCCTCCAGCTCCTCTATTTGGTGAAGATAGCGAGGATGAAGACCTGGATTGGCTAGGCTGA
- the fkbp15b gene encoding FK506-binding protein 15 isoform X3, protein MDQAASKGNESFQYTAPKQPRKSSGNSGPPSRKPAPSSSSPAVIFATAVQAYRYVNGQYVKQGKVGAAVLGNHTTKEYKLLLYVSQQKQVTAARIHTGFILTVQPNNYCTFYDDQRQNWSLMFESEKAATDFCKEVCLAKVNCGGLLDSVLIQDLLLGEGKAVENGDSLEVAYTGWLLQNQTIGTMFDSNLNKDKLLRLKLGAGKVIKGWEEGMLNMCKGGRRLMVIPPSLAYGSEGVPNHVPPDSTLIFEAEIRRVKCAKDGSSRDSAAPSPAPSVDSLGPSELNQPLGTAPPTNKPNEPPLRAKSNSLNEHLSNPDASKAKLISRMAKMGQPMLPFFTGPASHPDSSDSELEDPSVSRHKEHSSAPSPQPVHISSSPISVHGSALLPVTMATVNPQPLMPGAVHAFQPVGQMYSSQTVPYQGSSDVTSFLMTEARQHNTEIRLAVGKVADKLDHLSSKMDDIQKQGGLSSGLSNVSMETAMIMHNIQRIIQENECLKKEVFEKSSRIEEQNRKIGELINQNQRYMEQSNMLMEQRNDSLKNSSEQCQARILQAEQDKHAPPLELGWDQVRLSEELASSTARVSELQLELTSQQQKAAVLQTKLNSALQDIQQQSTHITSLETQLLEFKETAERVHSQYKMEKQKRKETELKLNGLEEELQDVKTEKDSMERTFSERKRKWQAERQRSDEELEEVRRAAQQEMDNLRNQLRKARTSTDHAAAGQLTQMQAELEQEWQMKCDRTLAAAREQHRREMTELTEHRDTLQIKLTQLQEKFNALRQSRDSEELLVQDQDQKQELESLREKCSALGQRAEYLRHQGEARVSELERKLAERQPQADTTEEVKRVMNGVFQSLRGEFDLNETYTGSAVLRVLVNTIKNITLQHLTRNERSSSEPTEKDEDADKDEENEGDEQKVHINGSREEEETNRDSVGQDEEVEEDPAEEDPAEEEAEETKDLEREDHSEQEVVEDGTQEVVVEEKEVTVHVSPEENVPDQVVELDGETGTEGTHEEDTDNDDITPKQEVMTEKSDDATSTQEVMVINDPSVEAEVTMCGPPVNPPPPPPNASQDDSTAPSAQLSSTSERVPEENGEDPFFQSSASPQPTPAPAVDEEEEELSLKGCPPPAPLFGEDSEDEDLDWLG, encoded by the exons TACAAGCTCCTGCTGTATGTCAGTCAACAGAAGCAGGTGACGGCAGCCAGAATCCACACCGGCTTCATCCTCACT GTTCAGCCCAATAACTACTGCACATTTTATGATGACCAGAGACAGAACTGGTCACTGATGTTTGAATCGGAGAAAGCAGCTACAGACTTTTGCAAAGAG GTTTGTCTGGCGAAAGTGAACTGCGGTGGTCTGTTAGACTCTGTCCTGATCCAGGATCTTCTGCTCGGTGAGGGGAAAGCCGTGGAGAATGGAGATTCTTTAGAGGTTGCTTACACTGGCTGGTTATTACAAAACCAGACTATTGGAACG ATGTTTGATTCTAATCTGAATAAAGACAAACTGCTGAGACTGAAACTTGGGGCTGGAAAAGTCATCAAG GGCTGGGAGGAGGGAATGTTAAACATGTGCAAAGGCGGAAGAAGGCTAATGGTGATTCCACCTAGTCTTGCGTATGGGTCAGAAGGCGTTCCAAACCATGTCCCACCAGATAGCACGCTGATCTTTGAAGCAGAAATCCGCAGA GTAAAGTGTGCTAAAGATGGAAGTTCGAGAGATTCTGCGGCTCCCTCTCCAGCTCCCAGTGTGGACAGTTTGGGCCCTTCTGAGCTCAACCAGCCGCTCGGCACCGCTCCACCCACCAACAAACCAAA TGAACCGCCTCTTCGTGCAAAATCCAACTCTCTAAACGAACATCTGAGT AATCCTGATGCCAGTAAAGCTAAACTGATTTCTCGTATGGCCAAAATGGGCCAACCAATGCTGCCCTTCTTCACCGGTCCAGCCTCACATCCAGACTCCAGCGACTCAGAACTTGAG GATCCCAGTGTGTCCAGACATAAGGAACATAGCAGTGCACCATCACCTCAGCCTGTACACATCTCTTCCTCTCCGATTTCAGTGCATG GTTCCGCCCTTCTACCCGTTACTATGGCAACAGTCAATCCACAGCCCTTGATGCCAGGAGCAGTCCATGCCTTTCAG CCCGTCGGACAGATGTATTCCTCACAGACGGTTCCTTATCAAG GATCTAGTGATGTCACATCCTTCTTAATGACAGAGGCTCgacaacacaacactgaaatCCGATTGGCTGTCGGGAAAGTGGCTGACAAACTGGACCATTTGTCCTCTAAG aTGGATGACATACAAAAGCAAGGCGGCCTTTCATCGGGCTTATCTAACGTATCCATGGAGACAGCTATGATTATGCACAACATTCAGAGAATTATACAG GAGAACGAGTGTCTGAAGAAAGAGGTGTTTGAGAAAAGTTCACGCATCGAGGAGCAGAACCGTAAGATAGGCGAGCTCATCAATCAGAACCAGAG GTATATGGAGCAGAGTAACATGCTGATGGAGCAGAGAAATGACTCTCTGAAGAACAGCAGTGAACAATGTCAGGCCAGAATTCTGCAAGCAGAACAAGACAAG catgcaccgcCACTGGAATTGGGCTGGGATCAG GTGCGGTTAAGCGAGGAGTTGGCCTCCTCCACAGCGCGGGTGTCAGAGCTGCAGCTGGAGTTGACGTCACAGCAGCAGAAGGCTGCGGTCCTGCAGACCAAACTGAATTCAGCCCTGCAAGACATCCAGCAACAGAGTACACACATCACAAGTCTAGAGACGCAGCTACTGG AGTTTAAAGAAACAGCAGAAAGAGTGCATAGCCAATACAAGATGGAGAAGCAGAAACGGAAGGAAACGGAGCTGAAACTCAATGGTTTGGAGGAAGAGCTACAGGACGTGAAGACAGAGAAGGACAGCATGGAGAGA aCTTTCTCTGAGAGGAAGAGGAAATGGCAGGCGGAGAGACAACGCTCTGATGAGGAACTGGAAGAGGTGAGGAGGGCGGCCCAGCAGGAGATGGACAACCTCAGGAACCAATTACGGAAAGCCAGAACCAGCACTGACCACGCTGCTGCTGGACAG tTGACTCAGATGCAGGCTGAGCTGGAGCAGGAGTGGCAGATGAAGTGTGATCGGACTCTTGCAGCAGCACGTGAACAGCATAGAAGAGAAATGACTGAACTCACagaacacagagacacactgcAGATCAAACTCACACAGCTACAGGAGAAG TTTAATGCGCTCAGACAGTCCCGTGATTCAGAGGAGCTTTTAGTGCAAGATCAGGACCAGAAACAAGAGTTAGAGTCCTTGAGAGAGAAG tgctCTGCGCTGGGTCAGAGAGCAGAGTATCTGAGGCATCAGGGAGAGGCGCGAGTGTCTGAGCTGGAGAGAAAACTGGCTGAGCGACAACCACAGGCTGACACAACAGAAGAG GTAAAGCGAGTGATGAACGGCGTGTTCCAGTCTCTGAGGGGGGAGTTTGATCTGAATGAAACCTACACAGGAAGTGCTGTACTGAGAGTGCTGGTCAACACCATAAAG AATATAACACTGCAGCACCTTACTAGGAACGAGAGATCTTCATCTGAACCCACCGAGAAAGATGAGGATGCAGATAAAGACGAAGAGAACGAGGGTGATGAGCAGAAGGTGCATATAAATGGCAGCAGAGAAGAAGAGGAGACGAACAGAGATTCTGTAGGACAGGATGAAGAAGTGGAGGAAGATCCAGCGGAGGAAGATCCAGCGGAGGAAGAGGCAGAAGAAACAAAGGACCTTGAAAGAGAAGATCATAGTGAACAGGAAGTCGTAGAGGATGGAACTCAAGAGGTAGTGGTTGAAGAGAAGGAAGTGACGGTTCATGTTAGCCCAGAGGAGAATGTGCCGGATCAGGTTGTGGAGTTGGACGGGGAAACTGGTACAGAGGGCACACATGAAGAAGACACTGATAATGATGACATCACCcccaaacaggaagtgatgacaGAAAAATCTGACGACGCCACTTCCACACAGGAAGTGATGGTAATTAATGATCCGTCAGTTGAAGCAGAAGTTACAATGTGTGGACCTCCTGTGAACCCACCACCTCCACCTCCTAACGCTTCACAAGATGACTCTACCGCCCCATCTGCACAGCTCTCCAG TACATCTGAGAGAGTACCAGAGGAAAATGGGGAGGATCCATTTTTCCAAAGCTCCGCCTCTCCCCAGCCCACACCTGCACCTGCTGTagatgaagaagaggaggagctg AGTTTAAAGGGATGCCCTCCTCCAGCTCCTCTATTTGGTGAAGATAGCGAGGATGAAGACCTGGATTGGCTAGGCTGA
- the fkbp15b gene encoding FK506-binding protein 15 isoform X1 gives MFAADDEEGDFTSPTGGAKLASLFGMDQAASKGNESFQYTAPKQPRKSSGNSGPPSRKPAPSSSSPAVIFATAVQAYRYVNGQYVKQGKVGAAVLGNHTTKEYKLLLYVSQQKQVTAARIHTGFILTVQPNNYCTFYDDQRQNWSLMFESEKAATDFCKEVCLAKVNCGGLLDSVLIQDLLLGEGKAVENGDSLEVAYTGWLLQNQTIGTMFDSNLNKDKLLRLKLGAGKVIKGWEEGMLNMCKGGRRLMVIPPSLAYGSEGVPNHVPPDSTLIFEAEIRRVKCAKDGSSRDSAAPSPAPSVDSLGPSELNQPLGTAPPTNKPNEPPLRAKSNSLNEHLSNPDASKAKLISRMAKMGQPMLPFFTGPASHPDSSDSELEDPSVSRHKEHSSAPSPQPVHISSSPISVHGSALLPVTMATVNPQPLMPGAVHAFQPVGQMYSSQTVPYQGSSDVTSFLMTEARQHNTEIRLAVGKVADKLDHLSSKMDDIQKQGGLSSGLSNVSMETAMIMHNIQRIIQENECLKKEVFEKSSRIEEQNRKIGELINQNQRYMEQSNMLMEQRNDSLKNSSEQCQARILQAEQDKHAPPLELGWDQVRLSEELASSTARVSELQLELTSQQQKAAVLQTKLNSALQDIQQQSTHITSLETQLLEFKETAERVHSQYKMEKQKRKETELKLNGLEEELQDVKTEKDSMERTFSERKRKWQAERQRSDEELEEVRRAAQQEMDNLRNQLRKARTSTDHAAAGQLTQMQAELEQEWQMKCDRTLAAAREQHRREMTELTEHRDTLQIKLTQLQEKFNALRQSRDSEELLVQDQDQKQELESLREKCSALGQRAEYLRHQGEARVSELERKLAERQPQADTTEEVKRVMNGVFQSLRGEFDLNETYTGSAVLRVLVNTIKNITLQHLTRNERSSSEPTEKDEDADKDEENEGDEQKVHINGSREEEETNRDSVGQDEEVEEDPAEEDPAEEEAEETKDLEREDHSEQEVVEDGTQEVVVEEKEVTVHVSPEENVPDQVVELDGETGTEGTHEEDTDNDDITPKQEVMTEKSDDATSTQEVMVINDPSVEAEVTMCGPPVNPPPPPPNASQDDSTAPSAQLSSTSERVPEENGEDPFFQSSASPQPTPAPAVDEEEEELSLKGCPPPAPLFGEDSEDEDLDWLG, from the exons TACAAGCTCCTGCTGTATGTCAGTCAACAGAAGCAGGTGACGGCAGCCAGAATCCACACCGGCTTCATCCTCACT GTTCAGCCCAATAACTACTGCACATTTTATGATGACCAGAGACAGAACTGGTCACTGATGTTTGAATCGGAGAAAGCAGCTACAGACTTTTGCAAAGAG GTTTGTCTGGCGAAAGTGAACTGCGGTGGTCTGTTAGACTCTGTCCTGATCCAGGATCTTCTGCTCGGTGAGGGGAAAGCCGTGGAGAATGGAGATTCTTTAGAGGTTGCTTACACTGGCTGGTTATTACAAAACCAGACTATTGGAACG ATGTTTGATTCTAATCTGAATAAAGACAAACTGCTGAGACTGAAACTTGGGGCTGGAAAAGTCATCAAG GGCTGGGAGGAGGGAATGTTAAACATGTGCAAAGGCGGAAGAAGGCTAATGGTGATTCCACCTAGTCTTGCGTATGGGTCAGAAGGCGTTCCAAACCATGTCCCACCAGATAGCACGCTGATCTTTGAAGCAGAAATCCGCAGA GTAAAGTGTGCTAAAGATGGAAGTTCGAGAGATTCTGCGGCTCCCTCTCCAGCTCCCAGTGTGGACAGTTTGGGCCCTTCTGAGCTCAACCAGCCGCTCGGCACCGCTCCACCCACCAACAAACCAAA TGAACCGCCTCTTCGTGCAAAATCCAACTCTCTAAACGAACATCTGAGT AATCCTGATGCCAGTAAAGCTAAACTGATTTCTCGTATGGCCAAAATGGGCCAACCAATGCTGCCCTTCTTCACCGGTCCAGCCTCACATCCAGACTCCAGCGACTCAGAACTTGAG GATCCCAGTGTGTCCAGACATAAGGAACATAGCAGTGCACCATCACCTCAGCCTGTACACATCTCTTCCTCTCCGATTTCAGTGCATG GTTCCGCCCTTCTACCCGTTACTATGGCAACAGTCAATCCACAGCCCTTGATGCCAGGAGCAGTCCATGCCTTTCAG CCCGTCGGACAGATGTATTCCTCACAGACGGTTCCTTATCAAG GATCTAGTGATGTCACATCCTTCTTAATGACAGAGGCTCgacaacacaacactgaaatCCGATTGGCTGTCGGGAAAGTGGCTGACAAACTGGACCATTTGTCCTCTAAG aTGGATGACATACAAAAGCAAGGCGGCCTTTCATCGGGCTTATCTAACGTATCCATGGAGACAGCTATGATTATGCACAACATTCAGAGAATTATACAG GAGAACGAGTGTCTGAAGAAAGAGGTGTTTGAGAAAAGTTCACGCATCGAGGAGCAGAACCGTAAGATAGGCGAGCTCATCAATCAGAACCAGAG GTATATGGAGCAGAGTAACATGCTGATGGAGCAGAGAAATGACTCTCTGAAGAACAGCAGTGAACAATGTCAGGCCAGAATTCTGCAAGCAGAACAAGACAAG catgcaccgcCACTGGAATTGGGCTGGGATCAG GTGCGGTTAAGCGAGGAGTTGGCCTCCTCCACAGCGCGGGTGTCAGAGCTGCAGCTGGAGTTGACGTCACAGCAGCAGAAGGCTGCGGTCCTGCAGACCAAACTGAATTCAGCCCTGCAAGACATCCAGCAACAGAGTACACACATCACAAGTCTAGAGACGCAGCTACTGG AGTTTAAAGAAACAGCAGAAAGAGTGCATAGCCAATACAAGATGGAGAAGCAGAAACGGAAGGAAACGGAGCTGAAACTCAATGGTTTGGAGGAAGAGCTACAGGACGTGAAGACAGAGAAGGACAGCATGGAGAGA aCTTTCTCTGAGAGGAAGAGGAAATGGCAGGCGGAGAGACAACGCTCTGATGAGGAACTGGAAGAGGTGAGGAGGGCGGCCCAGCAGGAGATGGACAACCTCAGGAACCAATTACGGAAAGCCAGAACCAGCACTGACCACGCTGCTGCTGGACAG tTGACTCAGATGCAGGCTGAGCTGGAGCAGGAGTGGCAGATGAAGTGTGATCGGACTCTTGCAGCAGCACGTGAACAGCATAGAAGAGAAATGACTGAACTCACagaacacagagacacactgcAGATCAAACTCACACAGCTACAGGAGAAG TTTAATGCGCTCAGACAGTCCCGTGATTCAGAGGAGCTTTTAGTGCAAGATCAGGACCAGAAACAAGAGTTAGAGTCCTTGAGAGAGAAG tgctCTGCGCTGGGTCAGAGAGCAGAGTATCTGAGGCATCAGGGAGAGGCGCGAGTGTCTGAGCTGGAGAGAAAACTGGCTGAGCGACAACCACAGGCTGACACAACAGAAGAG GTAAAGCGAGTGATGAACGGCGTGTTCCAGTCTCTGAGGGGGGAGTTTGATCTGAATGAAACCTACACAGGAAGTGCTGTACTGAGAGTGCTGGTCAACACCATAAAG AATATAACACTGCAGCACCTTACTAGGAACGAGAGATCTTCATCTGAACCCACCGAGAAAGATGAGGATGCAGATAAAGACGAAGAGAACGAGGGTGATGAGCAGAAGGTGCATATAAATGGCAGCAGAGAAGAAGAGGAGACGAACAGAGATTCTGTAGGACAGGATGAAGAAGTGGAGGAAGATCCAGCGGAGGAAGATCCAGCGGAGGAAGAGGCAGAAGAAACAAAGGACCTTGAAAGAGAAGATCATAGTGAACAGGAAGTCGTAGAGGATGGAACTCAAGAGGTAGTGGTTGAAGAGAAGGAAGTGACGGTTCATGTTAGCCCAGAGGAGAATGTGCCGGATCAGGTTGTGGAGTTGGACGGGGAAACTGGTACAGAGGGCACACATGAAGAAGACACTGATAATGATGACATCACCcccaaacaggaagtgatgacaGAAAAATCTGACGACGCCACTTCCACACAGGAAGTGATGGTAATTAATGATCCGTCAGTTGAAGCAGAAGTTACAATGTGTGGACCTCCTGTGAACCCACCACCTCCACCTCCTAACGCTTCACAAGATGACTCTACCGCCCCATCTGCACAGCTCTCCAG TACATCTGAGAGAGTACCAGAGGAAAATGGGGAGGATCCATTTTTCCAAAGCTCCGCCTCTCCCCAGCCCACACCTGCACCTGCTGTagatgaagaagaggaggagctg AGTTTAAAGGGATGCCCTCCTCCAGCTCCTCTATTTGGTGAAGATAGCGAGGATGAAGACCTGGATTGGCTAGGCTGA